GGCTTACCACCATCGACGTGGCGCTCGCCCCCATGGCGTTGATGTCGCTCAGGTTCTGCGCCGCAGCTTTCCAGCCGACATCGAAGCCGGTGGTCCGGTAGCCGCTAGGCCATTGCAGCCTGAAGTCCTGGTCCTGGACCTGGGTGTCGATGCTGATGACGGTCCTGCCATCAGGAGACGCCACTATGGCGGCGTCATCCCCCGGGCCGAGCAGCGTAGCGGCGGTGTGCGCGCCGTCCATGGCCAGGCGCGGAAAAATCCGGGCCAGCAGCTCGGCCTCGGAGAGCGCAGAGACGGTCAGGGAGGAGACGTTCAGCGGCTCCCCGACGGCGGCCGGGCCCTCAGGGCGGGGCCGCCCGCGGTGGGTGATGGGATTTTCAGGCACGCCTCTACGCTATCGCGGTGCTCCGACATTGCCGGCCCCCCGGTGCCGCGTCAGGGCGGAGCCCGCCGCGGCGATAGGCTGGAGACATGCGCCGTCCCCAGCTTTCCCTGCCCGCCCGCGTTGCCAGGCTGGCACTGATTGGGAGCCTTGCGGCCGTTCCTTTAACCTCGTGCTCGCCTGCCGTGGATGTTCCGGCGGCCAGGGACGCGGCCAACCCCGCGTGCGCGCCCATGATGGTGGGCCTTCCTGACGCCATCGGCGAGCACGCGTTGCGAAAAACGAACAGCCAGGCCACCGCAGCCTGGGGCGACCCGTCCCTGGTGATCCTGCGCTGCGGTGTGAATGCGCCCGGCCCCACCACGGACCGCTGCGTGACGGTCAACGGCATTGACTGGGTCATCAAGGAAGGGGACCCGGTGTGGACCCTGACAACCTACGGCCGGGAACCGGCAACAGAGATCCTCATGGACCCCGACAAGATCAGTTCCGCCACGGTACTGGCTGACCTTGCGGCAGCAGCCGGCAAGGTGCCGGCCGCCAGGAACTGCGTGGGGCAGGAGGATCTGCAGAACCTGCCGCCGAGCCAGTAGGCCGCGGCGGTCGACTCTTAGCGCAGCCCGGTTTTGCGGTTCAGCGCCAAGTAAATCAGTTCGTCGATGAGGTCGGCATAACCCAGGCCGGAAGCCGCCCACATCTGCGGGTACATGCTCTTGGGCGTGAAGCCGGGCATGGTGTTGATCTCGTTGATGATGAGTTCCCCGGCAGGGCTGTAGAAGAAGTCCACCCGGCTCAGGCCCTCGGCCCCCACGGCGTCGAACGCGGCCGCGGCAAGCTCCCGGACCCGGGCGATGGCTTCCTCCGGGATATCGGCAGGGCAGCTGAGGGAGGCGGCCCCGTCCTCCACATATTTCGCGTTGAAATCGTAGAACTCGTGGGTTCCGCCTGCCACGGAGATTTCACCCGGCATGGAGGTGCGTGGTGCGTCGGTGCCCCTGCCTTCGAGGACCGCACATTCGATCTCCCGGCCGGTGATGCCGGCCTCGATCACCAGTTTCAGGTCGTGGCGCCGGGCTTCCTCGATGGCTGCATCGAGCTGTTCCAGGGAATCCACCTTGGAGATACCCATGGAGGATCCTGCCCGGGCCGGCTTGACGAACACGGGGAATCCCAGCCGGTCTACCTGTTTGCGCACCGATTCCGGGTCTTTGCGCCACTGCCTGTCCGTGACGGCAACATACGGACCGACGTGCAGCCCTGCAGCCTCGAACACCACCTTCATGAAGTGCTTGTCCATGCCCACGGCCGAAGCGAGGACGCCGGCGCCGACGTAGCGGGTATCCGAGAGTTCCAGGAGCCCCTGGATGGATCCGTCCTCCCCGAACGGGCCGTGCAGGAGCGGGAAAACCACGTCCACCGTGCCGAGTTCCCGGGGAACCTCGTTCGGGGCCGTGACGATCAGCTGGTGCTCGCCCCCGATCTCGGCAAGGGTCACGGTCTGCGGCGAAGGCGCCACCTCCGGCAGGGAGGTCCCCGCGAGGGACCACTGGGCCGTGTCGGCGGACGCCAGGACCCATTGCCCGGTTTTGGCGATTCCAATGGGAATTACCTCGTATTTGTCCTTGTTGATCGCGCCGAGGACCCCGGCAGCGGTCACGCAGCTCACAGCATGCTCGCTCGAGCGGCCGCCGAAAAGGACCGCCACCCGGGGTTTCGCCCGTGGCGCGGGCTCCCCTGCGGTCAGGTTTTCATGAGACATCGTCAGTAATCGCCTTCAGGTTTCAGTTCCCGGGACAGCAGGACAGGCCCCAGTTGGTCAACGGACAGCTTGCCGGCCAGCACGGCGACGACGGCAGCTGTAATGGGCATCTCCACGCCCAGCTTGCCGGCCAGTTCATGGACCGCCTGGCCCGACTTTATGCCTTCGGCGGTCTGGGTCATCTTCTGGCCCACCTCCTCAAGCGTGAGGCCTTGCCCCAGGAGCCGCCCGGCGGTGTGGTTGCGTGACAGCGGGGAGGAGCAGGTGGCCACAAGGTCGCCCAGGCCTGCGAGGCCGGCCATCGTTTTGGCTTCCCCGCCAAGGGCAAGGGCAAGGCGGGACGTTTCCGCGAGTCCGCGGGTGATGACGGACGCCTTGGTGTTGTCCCCCATCTGCCTGCCCTCGCAGATGCCGACGGCGAGGGCAATCACGTTCTTGACGATTCCGCCGATCTCCACCCCCACTACGTCAGTGGTGGTGTACGGCCGGAAGTAGGGGGCCGTGCAGCTCCTGGCGATCCAGCCTGCGGCGTCGGAGTCGGTGCAGGCAACCACAGAGGCAGTGGGTTCTTCGCGGGCGATTTCCATGGCCAGGTTGGGGCCGGACACAATGGCAATACGCTCGGTGGGCACGCCCAGCTCCTCGCTGATGACCTCGCTCATCCTGGCGTCCGTACCGAGCTCCAGGCCTTTCATCAGCGAGACAACCATGGCGTCCGGAGCGATCAGGCCTTTCCACTCCCGCAGCTGCGGCCGGAGTGACTGGGCAGGGACCGCGATGACCACGAGGTCGGCGCCCTCCAGTACGGTGGCGACGTCCGTTGAGGCGGTGATGCTTTCCGGCAGCGGGACCTCCTTCAGGTACTGCACATTGCGGTGGCTGGCGTTGATGCCCTCGACCACTTCAGCGCGCCTGCCCCACAGCCTGATGGTGCGGGGCTCACCGGCAGCAGCCGCGGCGTCGGCCAGAATTTTTGCAAAGGTTGTTCCCCAGGAGCCGGCGCCGAGAACAGCAACGGAACGGGCAGAGCCCGTCTGCCTTCCCCCAGGGATCACGGAGTTTCCGTTCCGGTACCGGCCTGCTGCTGCCCGCGCTCCACGAACCTGCCGTGCCGGGCCTGCTGCTGCTTGGCCGGATCCCACCGCTCAGCCGGCGGCTCTTCTCCCCTGATTTCCGCCAGGAGTCCGGTGATCGCATCCATGATCGCGTCGGTGGCCCCGGCGAGGGTTGCCTTGTCCAGCGGACGGCCGGCGAAGGCGCTGAGGTCAACGGGCTCGCCCACTACCACCGTTGACTTCTTGCGCGGGAACAGGTGGAACCGCTTGCCGTAGCGCGGGAACACTTCGTGGGCGCCCCAGTGGGCAATCGGAACCACCGGAATGCCGCCCTCCAGGGCAAGCCGTGCAGCACCCGTGTGGCCTTTCATGGGCCACAGCCCGGGATCGCGCGTCAGGGTGCCTTCGGGGTAGATGATGATGGCCCCGCCTTCGGCGACGATCTCCTGCGCAAGCTGCAAGGAGCGGTTCGCCCCCGCCGTCGAACGTTCCACCGGGATCTGCTTTGTTGCACGCAGGACCCAGCCCAGCACCGGAACCTTGAAGAGCCCCGACTTGGCAAGGAAGTGCGGGGCAATCCTGTGGTTATAGAGGAGGTGGCCGATGATCAGGGGATCGATCTCGGTGCAGTGGTTGGGTGCGGCGATAAAACCGCCCGCAGGCAGCTTTTCCGTGCCCTCCCACTTCTTGTCCATCATCAGGTTGAACAGGGGGCGGACTATGCCGGCGACCACAGCGAGGGTGGCGCGGCTCTTGGCCGGTTCCTTCACGGCTGCCTGCTACTTCTCTGTGGTGATGTCGAAGTCGGCGCCAAGGCCGGCCAGCTTTTCAGTGAAGCGCTCGTAGCCGCGGTTGATGATGTCGATCCCCGTGACGCGGGATGTGCCAGTGGCTGCCAGGGCGGCAATCAGGTGGCTGAAGCCCCCGCGCAGGTCCGGAACGTCAATGTCGGTGCCTTTGAGCTGGGTGGGTCCGGAGATCACGGCCGAGTGGAGGAAGTTCCGCTGGCCGAACCTGCACGGCACGCTGCCCAGGCACTCACGGTGCACCTGGATGCTGGCGCCCATCCGGATGAGCGCATCAGTGAACCCGAAACGGTTCTCGTAGACCGTCTCGTGGACGATGGACACGCCTTCGGCCTGGGTCAGGGCCACCACCAGCGGCTGCTGCCAGTCCGTCATGAAGCCGGGGTGCACGTCGGTCTCCAGCACCAGCGGATTGAGCTTTCCGCCGCGGTGGTAGAAACGGATGCCGTCCTCGCCGATGTCCATGCCGCCGCCCACCTTGCGGTAGGTGTTCAGGAAGGTCATCATGTCCCGCTGCGAGGCGCCTTCAACGAAAATGTCGCCCTTGGTCACCAGTGCCGCAGAAGCCCACGACGCGGATTCGTTGCGGTCCGAGAGCGCCCGGTGGTTGTAGCCGCCGAGGTCGCGGACGCCTTCGATGCGGATGGTGCGGTCAGTCTGGACGCTGATGATGGCGCCCATCTTCTGAAGCACGGCGATGAGGTCGATGATCTCCGGCTCTGTTGCAGCACCGGACAGCTCGGTGATGCCCTCGGCGCGCGTGGCGCTGAGCAGCACCTGCTCGGTGGCGCCCACGGAAGGGTAGGGCAGGGAGATCTTGGCGCCCTGGAGGCCCTTGGGGGCCGAGATGTGGATGCCGCCGGGCCGTTTCTCCACCACGGCACCGAATTGGCGCAGGACGTCCAGGTGGTAATCAATGGGCCGGTCGCCGATCTTGCAGCCGCCGAGGTCGGGGATGAACGCCTCCCCGATCGCGTGGATCAGCGGCCCGCAAAGCAGGATGGGGATCCGGGAATCGCCCGCGTGGGCGTCGATGGCGGTGCTGGATGCCGTCTTGGCGGCCTTGGGATCCAGCGTGAGGTCGCCGCTCACCGGGTCCTTCGCCACGGTCACGCCGTGGAGCTGCAGGAGGGAGGTGACCACCTCCACATCCTTGATCTCCGGCACGTTCCGCAACACCGACGGTTCGTTGCCCAGCAACGCTGCCACCATCGCCTTGGGAACAAGGTTCTTTGCTCCCCGGACGCTGACGCGGCCTGTAAGCGGGACTCCGCCGCGGATTGTCAGAACACTACTCATATACCGGTTTCCTTACGATCACTCGCCCCCAAATCCTTGCAAAGGCTCCAACCAAGCATAGGAGGTTGCGTTACCGAACCGAAATACGCGGGCGACGGCGGCAGGGCGTGGCGTGCCGTCGTCGCCCGGTTTCGAAGGCAGTCCGCGGCCTCAGGAAAGGCGCGCAGGCAGGGTTTTCGGCTTGAACGAAGGACGGGTGGCCTCGTAGGCGGTGATATCCGCCTCATGCTGGAGGGTCAGCCCGATGTCGTCCAGGCCTTCGAGCAGCCGCCAGCGGGTGTAGTCGTCGATCTCGAAGGGCGCAACGATGTTTCCGCACACCACGGTCTTGGACACGAGGTCAACCGTGACTTCGGTCCCCGGAGCGTTCTCCAGTTCCTTCCAGATCAGCTCGATGTCATCCTGGGAGAGCTCGGCTGCCAGCAGGCCCTGCTTGCCGGAATTCCCGCGGAAAATGTCGGCGAAGCGGGAAGAGAGGACGGCCTTGAAGCCGTAGTCCTTCAGCGCCCAGACGGCGTGCTCGCGGGACGATCCCGTCCCGAAGTCCGGGCCTGCCACCAGGACGGACCCGGCGTTGAACGGCTCCTTGTTCAGGATGAAGGACGGGTCCTTGCGCCACGCCGAGAACAGCGCGTCCTCAAAGCCGGTCCGGGTAATCCGCTTGAGGTAGACGGCGGGGATGATCTGGTCCGTGTCCACGTTGCTCTGCCGCAGCGGGACGCCGATTCCGGTGTGGGTGGTGAACTTTTCCATGGCGTGTCCTAGGCTGCGTCGGTGCGGATGGCGGCGGATTCGGGAGCCGGATCGAGGTCCGACGGCGAACTCAGCGTGCCGCGGATGGCCGTGGCTGCGGCAACCACCGGGGAGACCAGGTGGGTGCGGCCGCCCTTGCCCTGGCGCCCTTCGAAGTTGCGGTTGGAGGTGGACGCGCAGCGCTCCCCCACCTCCAACTGGTCCGGGTTCATGCCGAGGCACATGGAGCAGCCGGCAAAGCGCCATTCGGCGCCGAAATCCTTGAACACGCGGTCCAGGCCCTCGGCCTCTGCTTCCAGCCGCACGCGCGCCGATCCCGGCACCACGAGCATGCGGATATTGGGATCCTTCCGGCGCCCGCGGATGATGTCCGCCGCTGCGCGCAGGTCCTCCATCCGGGAGTTGGTGCATGAGCCCAGGAAAACGGTGTCCACCCGGATGTCCTTCATCGGCGTGCCGGCCTTGAGGCCCATGTACTGCAGTGCCCGCTCGGCCGCTGCCTTGGCGTTCTCGTCACCGAAATCCTCCGGTGACGGCACGGACTCGGACAGGGAGACCCCCTGGCCCGGGTTGGTGCCCCAGGTGACGAACGGCTCCAGGGTGTCGGCATCCAGGTCCACCTGGGCGTCGAAGACGGCGTCGTCGTCGGTGCGCAGGGTGTTCCAGTATTCGACGGCGGCGTCCCAGTCGGCACCCTGCGGGGCGTGCGGGCGGCCATACATGTAGTCGTAGGTGGTCTGGTCCGGCGCAACAAGGCCGGCCCTGGCACCCGCTTCGATGGACATGTTGCAGATGGTCATGCGGGCGTCCATGGACAGTGAGCGGATGGCGGAGCCGCGGTATTCCAGGACGTAGCCCTGGCCGCCGCCGGTGCCGATCTTGGCGATCACGGCCAGGATGATGTCCTTCGCCGTCACCCCGGGACGCAGCGTTCCCTCGACGTTGATGGCCATGGTCTTGAACGGCTTCAGGGACAGGGTCTGGGTGGCCATGACGTGCTCCACCTCGGAGGTGCCGATGCCCATGGCCAGCGCACCGAAGGCACCGTGGGTGGAGGTGTGCGAGTCGCCGCAGACAACGGTCATTCCCGGCTGGGTGAGGCCCAGCTGCGGGCCCACGACGTGGACGATGCCCTGCTCGGCGTCACCGAGGCTGTGCAGCCGCACGCCGAACTCCGCGCAGTTGTTGCGCAGCGTCTGGATCTGGGTGCGGCTGGTCAGGTCGGCGATAGGCTTGTCGATGTCCAGCGTGGGAGTGTTGTGGTCCTCCGTCGCGATGGTCAGGTCCGGCCGCCGCAGCTTGCGGCCGGCCAGGCGCAGGCCTTCGAATGCCTGCGGAGACGTGACCTCGTGGACCAGGTGGAGGTCGATGAAGAGAAGGTCGGGCTGGGCGTTGGCTCCATCACCATCACCTTTGCGCACCACGTGTGCGTCCCAGACTTTCTCGGCCAATGTCTTTGCCATGGCCATCTCCCTTCACTGCTGTTTGACTAATGGGTTCAACTGAATCAGGATGGCTCCGCACTGCGCCAGCCGAAAGATTTGCATCTCAGATATTGAGACGGCAATATCATTACATGGACAATTCTAGTGGAGTCGGTGTCATTGATAAAGCGGCCCAGGTGCTTGATGCACTGGAAGCCGGCCCCACCACCCTGGCGCAGCTCGTGGCTGCCACTGGCCTGGCCCGCCCCACCGTGCACCGGCTTGCCCTCGCCCTTGTGCACCACCGGCTGGTTAGCCGTGATATCCAGGGCCGGTTCGTCCTTGGAAGCCGGCTGGTTGAACTGGCGTCGGCCGCGGGCGAGGACCGCCTGATCGCCTCCGCCGGCCCGGTGCTGATGCAGCTGAGGGATGCCACCGGCGAGAGCGCCCAGATCTTCCGCCGCCAAGGCGACTGGCGTGTATGCGTCGCTTCCGCCGAGCGTCCCATCGGCCTGCGGGACACCATCCCCGTGGGCACCCAGCTGTCCATGAAGGCAGGATCTGCCGCCCAGGTGCTGCTCGCCTGGGAGGACCATGACCGGCTGCTCGAGGGGCTGCAGTCGGCCCGCTTCACGCCTACCGTCCTGGCTGGAGTACGACGGCGGGGCTGGGGCCAGAGCCTCGGCGAACGCGAGCCTGGGGTTGCCTCAGTTTCGGCGCCTGTGCGCGGGCCGTCCGGCCGGGTGATCGCGGCAGTTTCCATTTCCGGTCCGATTGAGCGGCTCACCCGCCAGCCCGGCAGGCTGCATGCCGAAGTGGTCTGCAATGCCGGCCGCATCCTCACTGAGGCCCTGCGCAAGAACAACGACTAGCAGTGACACGGGCCAGCGGCCCGGACCCAGCGCCGCCGGGCTAGGATTCTCGGCATGGGCAGCTACGCAGTGTTTCTTCGCGGCATCAACGTGGGCGGCATCAACATCAAGATGGCCGATCTGCGGGAGGCGCTCAAGGCCGCGGGCTTTGCTGACGCCCGCACCCTGCTTGCCAGCGGAAATGTGGTCCTCACCAGCCCCCTGGACGCGAAGGCCGTCAAACGCGAATGCGAAAAATGCCTCCGGGACACGTTCGGCTATGACGCCTGGGTGGTGGTTCTCAAATCGGCCCGGCTGTCAGAGCTGGTGGCCGCCTGCCCCTACCCCGAGGACGACAAAGCCACCCACAGCTACATCACCCTTGCCTCGGACACCGGGGTCCTCGATGAACTCGATGCGGCAGGGGCGGCGCTGGAGGGAAACGAACAGGAGAGGCTGGGTCCGGAGGCCCTCGCGTGGCTGGCACCGGCCGGCGGAACGTTGGACAGCCCCTTCAGCAAGATTTCTTCGAAAGCCAAATTCAAGGCCGCAACCACTACGCGCAACCTGCGCACCCTGATCAAGGTAAGGGACGTTGCCGCCGAACTCGCGGCCACCGGGGGTTAGCTCTCCTGCCCGCCGCGCAGGCCTATCCGGCCGCAGCCGTCCGGAGCGCGGAGTTAAAGCCGGCCAGCCGGCTGACCTCCACCTCAACGGGTTCCACGACGAGTTCCTGCGCCACAGCGGCCACGGCGGCATTCAACCGCTTCCGCGCCCTCGCTGCCCGTGCATTGGCCGCGGCGGCTGCAATAACGCGGCCCGTGATGGCAAGGAAGATCCCCAGGGCCACCCCAAGAGCGATCATCAGCGTGGGCACAGGCCATCCTTCGACCCGGGGCACCTCCGGCACGGGCATCTGGAAATATCCCAGTGCCGCCAGCACACCAAGCCAGCCCAAGCCACCCAGCACAGTCAGCAAGGCCAGCCACTGCACCACGTTGAAGACTCCCCACCACCAGGATTTGCGGTTCGCGGCAAGGTCCGTTCCGGCGATGGCCTGGTCCAGGGCATCAGGCAGCCGCTCCCTGCCTTCCCGGGCGGCCCCCCGGATGGCTGCACGCCAGGGGCCGGGGGCACCGGCACTGGCGGCATCGGCGAACTCGCGCACCGCGGCGTCCGTTCGCGCCCGTTCCGGCGCCCCTGCCGGCGGCAGCGATGTCCGGTTCAACTCCGACGGCGCGCCGCTGCGCAGGTTGAGCCGGCGCAGCGGATCCGCACGGAACCTGGACAGCCAGCGGGTAACCGGCCAGCCGGTGCGCTTTACTGACTCCAGCCGGTAGGACTGCGCCACCGCACGAACCACCACCGGCACGTTTGCTGCCACAGCCAGTTCCTCCGCGAGCCTGGTCCTGGTTGCAGGCCGCACACCGGCGGCCGTACCCTCCCCGGACACAGCCCCCAGATCTGCTGATGCCTTGGTGATGTCGGCGGAAAGCCGCTGGGACTGCGCATTACGCTTAGCGGCAACACCACGGATAGCCGCCCGGACCTGGTCCACCCCGGCCCCCGTCAAGGCGGAGGCCGCAAGCACCTGGACCTTGCCAAGTCCGTCCCGGGCAAGGATGGAGCGCAGGGATTCCAGGACGGGCTGCACATCGCGCTCCGGCAGCCGGTCCACCTGGTTGAGGACCACGAGGGTTACGGCACCGTGGGAGGCCAGACGGGACAGGAAGTCATTGTGCACGGCAGCGTCCGCGTACTTCTGGGGGTCAAGGACCCACACCAGCACGTCCACCAGCCCCACCATCCGCTGTACCACTTCGCGGTTGGACGCCTTGGTGGAGTCAAAGTCCGGCAGGTCCAGCAGGATCAGGCCGGTGCCTTCATCCGCGAATCCGTCCACGGCGGCGGCGTGATGGCGGTTGCGGACTTCCAGCCAGTCGAGCAGCGGCTCGCTGCCTTCCGCCCCCCACACCCCTGCCAAAGGTTCCGATGTGGTTGGACGTCGGGCTGCCGTCGTCGCAATTTCCGCGCCGCTGACTGCGTTGAAAAGGGAGGATTTTCCGCTTCCTGTGGCGCCGAAGAAGCCCACCACTGTGTGGTCGGCGGAAAGGGAGCGCCGTGAACTTGCACGTTCCAGGATGCTGAAGACCTCCTGCAGCGACTCATCCGGAAGGACGCCTTCGCCAAGTTCCCGGGCATCGTTGAGGGCTGAGAGCCGGCGGCTAAGCCGGGACGACTCGCGGGTATCGCTGTGGCGGCTCATGCCTTGCCCGCCAGCCGGAGCAGTGATGCGGCGTGTGCGGCCAGGGCTTCGGGCGCGCTCCCGTCGTATTCCGGCAGCCGGGCGAGGAACTTGCGCCTCTCCTCCTGCAGGAGCCCCTGGCAGCGGGCGTGGAGGTCCTGCCGCGCTTGTTCGGCCATCCGCCTGACGGCGTCCTCGCCGAAAACAGCCTCCAGCAACCGCTGGCCC
The Arthrobacter sp. PGP41 genome window above contains:
- a CDS encoding DUF3515 family protein produces the protein MRRPQLSLPARVARLALIGSLAAVPLTSCSPAVDVPAARDAANPACAPMMVGLPDAIGEHALRKTNSQATAAWGDPSLVILRCGVNAPGPTTDRCVTVNGIDWVIKEGDPVWTLTTYGREPATEILMDPDKISSATVLADLAAAAGKVPAARNCVGQEDLQNLPPSQ
- a CDS encoding D-alanine--D-alanine ligase family protein encodes the protein MSHENLTAGEPAPRAKPRVAVLFGGRSSEHAVSCVTAAGVLGAINKDKYEVIPIGIAKTGQWVLASADTAQWSLAGTSLPEVAPSPQTVTLAEIGGEHQLIVTAPNEVPRELGTVDVVFPLLHGPFGEDGSIQGLLELSDTRYVGAGVLASAVGMDKHFMKVVFEAAGLHVGPYVAVTDRQWRKDPESVRKQVDRLGFPVFVKPARAGSSMGISKVDSLEQLDAAIEEARRHDLKLVIEAGITGREIECAVLEGRGTDAPRTSMPGEISVAGGTHEFYDFNAKYVEDGAASLSCPADIPEEAIARVRELAAAAFDAVGAEGLSRVDFFYSPAGELIINEINTMPGFTPKSMYPQMWAASGLGYADLIDELIYLALNRKTGLR
- a CDS encoding NAD(P)H-dependent glycerol-3-phosphate dehydrogenase gives rise to the protein MIPGGRQTGSARSVAVLGAGSWGTTFAKILADAAAAAGEPRTIRLWGRRAEVVEGINASHRNVQYLKEVPLPESITASTDVATVLEGADLVVIAVPAQSLRPQLREWKGLIAPDAMVVSLMKGLELGTDARMSEVISEELGVPTERIAIVSGPNLAMEIAREEPTASVVACTDSDAAGWIARSCTAPYFRPYTTTDVVGVEIGGIVKNVIALAVGICEGRQMGDNTKASVITRGLAETSRLALALGGEAKTMAGLAGLGDLVATCSSPLSRNHTAGRLLGQGLTLEEVGQKMTQTAEGIKSGQAVHELAGKLGVEMPITAAVVAVLAGKLSVDQLGPVLLSRELKPEGDY
- a CDS encoding lysophospholipid acyltransferase family protein, with the protein product MKEPAKSRATLAVVAGIVRPLFNLMMDKKWEGTEKLPAGGFIAAPNHCTEIDPLIIGHLLYNHRIAPHFLAKSGLFKVPVLGWVLRATKQIPVERSTAGANRSLQLAQEIVAEGGAIIIYPEGTLTRDPGLWPMKGHTGAARLALEGGIPVVPIAHWGAHEVFPRYGKRFHLFPRKKSTVVVGEPVDLSAFAGRPLDKATLAGATDAIMDAITGLLAEIRGEEPPAERWDPAKQQQARHGRFVERGQQQAGTGTETP
- the murA gene encoding UDP-N-acetylglucosamine 1-carboxyvinyltransferase — its product is MSSVLTIRGGVPLTGRVSVRGAKNLVPKAMVAALLGNEPSVLRNVPEIKDVEVVTSLLQLHGVTVAKDPVSGDLTLDPKAAKTASSTAIDAHAGDSRIPILLCGPLIHAIGEAFIPDLGGCKIGDRPIDYHLDVLRQFGAVVEKRPGGIHISAPKGLQGAKISLPYPSVGATEQVLLSATRAEGITELSGAATEPEIIDLIAVLQKMGAIISVQTDRTIRIEGVRDLGGYNHRALSDRNESASWASAALVTKGDIFVEGASQRDMMTFLNTYRKVGGGMDIGEDGIRFYHRGGKLNPLVLETDVHPGFMTDWQQPLVVALTQAEGVSIVHETVYENRFGFTDALIRMGASIQVHRECLGSVPCRFGQRNFLHSAVISGPTQLKGTDIDVPDLRGGFSHLIAALAATGTSRVTGIDIINRGYERFTEKLAGLGADFDITTEK
- the leuD gene encoding 3-isopropylmalate dehydratase small subunit; the protein is MEKFTTHTGIGVPLRQSNVDTDQIIPAVYLKRITRTGFEDALFSAWRKDPSFILNKEPFNAGSVLVAGPDFGTGSSREHAVWALKDYGFKAVLSSRFADIFRGNSGKQGLLAAELSQDDIELIWKELENAPGTEVTVDLVSKTVVCGNIVAPFEIDDYTRWRLLEGLDDIGLTLQHEADITAYEATRPSFKPKTLPARLS
- the leuC gene encoding 3-isopropylmalate dehydratase large subunit → MAKTLAEKVWDAHVVRKGDGDGANAQPDLLFIDLHLVHEVTSPQAFEGLRLAGRKLRRPDLTIATEDHNTPTLDIDKPIADLTSRTQIQTLRNNCAEFGVRLHSLGDAEQGIVHVVGPQLGLTQPGMTVVCGDSHTSTHGAFGALAMGIGTSEVEHVMATQTLSLKPFKTMAINVEGTLRPGVTAKDIILAVIAKIGTGGGQGYVLEYRGSAIRSLSMDARMTICNMSIEAGARAGLVAPDQTTYDYMYGRPHAPQGADWDAAVEYWNTLRTDDDAVFDAQVDLDADTLEPFVTWGTNPGQGVSLSESVPSPEDFGDENAKAAAERALQYMGLKAGTPMKDIRVDTVFLGSCTNSRMEDLRAAADIIRGRRKDPNIRMLVVPGSARVRLEAEAEGLDRVFKDFGAEWRFAGCSMCLGMNPDQLEVGERCASTSNRNFEGRQGKGGRTHLVSPVVAAATAIRGTLSSPSDLDPAPESAAIRTDAA
- a CDS encoding IclR family transcriptional regulator; the protein is MDNSSGVGVIDKAAQVLDALEAGPTTLAQLVAATGLARPTVHRLALALVHHRLVSRDIQGRFVLGSRLVELASAAGEDRLIASAGPVLMQLRDATGESAQIFRRQGDWRVCVASAERPIGLRDTIPVGTQLSMKAGSAAQVLLAWEDHDRLLEGLQSARFTPTVLAGVRRRGWGQSLGEREPGVASVSAPVRGPSGRVIAAVSISGPIERLTRQPGRLHAEVVCNAGRILTEALRKNND
- a CDS encoding DUF1697 domain-containing protein → MGSYAVFLRGINVGGINIKMADLREALKAAGFADARTLLASGNVVLTSPLDAKAVKRECEKCLRDTFGYDAWVVVLKSARLSELVAACPYPEDDKATHSYITLASDTGVLDELDAAGAALEGNEQERLGPEALAWLAPAGGTLDSPFSKISSKAKFKAATTTRNLRTLIKVRDVAAELAATGG
- a CDS encoding GTPase produces the protein MSRHSDTRESSRLSRRLSALNDARELGEGVLPDESLQEVFSILERASSRRSLSADHTVVGFFGATGSGKSSLFNAVSGAEIATTAARRPTTSEPLAGVWGAEGSEPLLDWLEVRNRHHAAAVDGFADEGTGLILLDLPDFDSTKASNREVVQRMVGLVDVLVWVLDPQKYADAAVHNDFLSRLASHGAVTLVVLNQVDRLPERDVQPVLESLRSILARDGLGKVQVLAASALTGAGVDQVRAAIRGVAAKRNAQSQRLSADITKASADLGAVSGEGTAAGVRPATRTRLAEELAVAANVPVVVRAVAQSYRLESVKRTGWPVTRWLSRFRADPLRRLNLRSGAPSELNRTSLPPAGAPERARTDAAVREFADAASAGAPGPWRAAIRGAAREGRERLPDALDQAIAGTDLAANRKSWWWGVFNVVQWLALLTVLGGLGWLGVLAALGYFQMPVPEVPRVEGWPVPTLMIALGVALGIFLAITGRVIAAAAANARAARARKRLNAAVAAVAQELVVEPVEVEVSRLAGFNSALRTAAAG